ACAACATTTATCTTAGGCTGTAAGATTCACTCTGAAAATCAGAATAACTCTGCCTTTACTCTCTGAAGAGTTTATGCAACTTTATGGAGTTTACAATAAATTCCAACTGCCTAGGATGCAGGCTATATAGCACCatgtctcataatttttttaaaacaaaaattcatagAAGTTGCACAGTTATTAAAATTGCaatcactgttaaaaaaaaaagacattcactCAGAGTTCATGATGATGAGATGGTTAAAATGAAGTGAATAATTATTATCCAGTTTGCCCTACAAAATCTGGCTTTGTCTAAAGGTTTTATGCCTTTCGTTCTTTGTTAATTCTGCATTTTAACATTTATGTGTGAGGAAAGCTGAACATTTTATAAGGCATCTTTCATCTCCATGTGTAGATCAATGTCAAAGTTATATTGCTGCTCCTTACTAAAGATTAAAAGACAACCATTAAGCCTACAAGAATCATTTTAAGACAACTAGATTAAAAGAAGTATCCAGGTGGCTTATCTTATCAGAAAAGAAAGCAGGCTGGGATGATTTAACATAGTTAATAACTAGGCACTCATTCCCAAGTGAGGGCTCAGAACACTTCTCCATCATACTCAAAAGGCACTGCAGATAGGTGGATGTCCTTAATTACTCAAATATCACAATTGAATGTGTGCTTTCTGAGATGCTTTTTCCCTTAGGAATGCTACAACGTTAGTTTAGCAGAAGTGGAACAAGTGAACTTGAAAAATACAACATTTTGTTCATGAGTTTTTCTCTACCCaagctcaaataaaaaataaaacattttcactgCTCCCTTTGTGACTGAAATTATCTTGCCAAAAATTCATGTGGGAAGAATAATTACTCCCTGTCCTTccacatggaaatggaaaatactgGAAGAAATGCTCAGGTAAATGCATGCTTGCAGCCTCTGCTTAACTGTGTATGTGAAGTTCTTAAACATTCAGCATCCCGGCTAGAATACCTGTCTCTCGATTATTAAAACTAACACAGGTGAAATCCTGTTGTTCTGATAACTTTACTCTATCAAAAAATGCCTTTACATACATCCCTGCTCCTCTAGAGTCCAGATGTGATAGGCACTAAATTATGTTAAAGAAATTAATTACTACCATTCATAAAATACAGCGTCTGCTCATTTCTTTTCCTGCTTTCCCTTCTCAGGTTACTCTCTGCATCTCTAGTACCCTTCCTTCTTCCCACTTACTAGCATATTTTGGGGAGCCTTTTCCATTGGGCAGATGAAATCTTGCATTTGTCATATGACTAGGTGTTTTGCATAGCTTAATACCTATCCCTGAACTGACTCATATTGTGGAGTGAACCAGTATCCTGCATCTAAGCTTATGAGTGTGGGAGTAGTCGGTGCTCTTTCTTGTATTCTTAAAAGGTAAAGCCAAAATAGAGACTTCTCATTTGATATTTGATTTCTCTGTTTGATAGCTTGCCACATATGTTAAGCCTGCCCTTTGGACTTTGTCCTCTAATAAATTGCATatatctagatagatagatagatagatagatagatagatagatagatagatagatagatagatattaatTGGCACTAGAGATTAAATCCGGCAGTGCTTTGCCACAGAGTGACATGTccaaccctttctattttttattttgagacagggtcacactagaTTGCtcaagctagcctcaaacttgcaatctgtCTGTTTCAGCTTCCCCAATCACTGAGATTCCAGCTGTCCCACCAGGCTGGACTTTTCTACTCTTGCCATGCTTCAGGAAACTGTTTGCTATGTAAgtcaaatccatttttaaaaattctcccagAACTGCTAAATAgcaaatgcttcatttttttcatgaatacAGTAGCAAGCTttcaacatttttgaaaatttcagtTTACTGGCAAACGTTTTTAAGGTAGAAGGAAGTGttttccaagcttctaaaaatacATTGTAGTTAACAGTCTACTGGTAAACCTGACAGAGGCAGAGGAATAAATAACAAAACTTATTGATGGCCCATCTCTTCTTCTGTGACCAATATTCAGAGCTTTTCTCACAGCATCGAAGATGACTCCTAATATCCAACCTCCCTGACTCCCTCTAAAGGTTTATTCACAAAAACTGAGTTCTTTTCTATTACTTCTCCTTTCTCAAACATGATAGGCTTGCCTGTTTCTTATCTTCTTTATGGGtgattatgatttttctttatctatgatTTGTTCTATAATAAATGCCAAAACTTGTTTACAGTTCAGTGTAGACACTTGTTTCAATTTTGACAACTTTTCTCATCTTCCAGAATTCCTACTCTGGTTCCTTAGACCAATAGCTAACATATGGAATAGGGATTATAGATATTCTTCATAACTTTATTGGGGCAACATTAGAATTGATCAGCAGCAAACAATTGGGAGATAATGAAGAGTTTCTCATAGATGTCACATAATGGACATCCCAAGGTGGTGAAATCTTTATTAGTAAGGAGATTTTTCCTCAGATGTTGAGAAGGGAGTCACCATTCAATGTGGAATTCTTATAAATGACCAAGGTTTTCTTTGAGCTGTATATAATCTAATTTTCAcactttattcatttctttaatacATGTCCTTGTCAGAACTCAGGATCATTTTGAAAAAGTTAAGTGTGGACAGCAGGATGCAGATTCCCAGTTAAGACCATTTATCGGTCTTTCACTCAAGCTAATTTATGTATTTGTTCTATGTTGAGTGCTGGGTTTTGGACATTCAAAGATAAGATTTACATACTGTCTTCCATTGTTACTTACATTATGACATTTCAGGAGCTCAGTAAATGTGTGAtgacattgaaaatatattttgtttatcacTACAAAAGTATTTGTAATCTAATCTTTACCTTTTACCCTTCATTCATCTATTACAACTGTCCCAGTACTTTAAGAGTGTAccatacaggggctggggtggtggctcagcagtagagcgcttgcctagcacatgctaggtgctgggttcaatccttaacaccacataaaaataaataaagtaaaaggtaTTAggtaactacaactaaaaataatacttGAAAAAATAGTGTACCATACAGAAAGATTGAGAAAAAATTTGAAtcaagtgtgtatatatatatatatatcccaaaccaTTCCTCATATCTTCCTGCCATACTTGGTACTTGTGATAACCTCAGTgcctttcagaataaaatatgtatCCAATAATAACAAGGATTCAGAGACTATATTAATCAACTTACAATTTATACTCTAATTCCCAAGCACCTATGAAACACAAGTcccttttcttggtttgtttagAAACCTACCTATATTCTGGTACTGAAAATAATATAGCTCATAAATGTGGGATCTATGTTTTTCAACATGAAATTGTACTTAACTTTCAAGCTTTTAAATATCTTCAAGATATTATATATCATTACTTATTATTAATAATCCAAATATGGTATTGAAAAAATAGGACAAACCATTAAGAAGAGCGTCAGCACTTTTTGACAGTCAAAACCTCTAAAGAAATGAAGTTCAGTACTGTGAGAAGACAAAGGGCAATATTAACCTGCGGGCAAGAACTAAGGGCATGTTGTGCTGTACACTAGGTAAATGCTAtggaaaaaagaacaacaacaaaaaaaaaaaacccagcttttttctttcttttacaattTTCCTGGCTGATTCCTTCCCAGAATTATGGCGATTACTAAAAATAGCAATGTCAGCAGCTTTTTCTTCATATTGATGGATCTCCCCGGACTGGAGAAGGCTCACTACTGGACAGCTATTCCTGTATGCTCCATCTATGTTCTTTCAGTGCTGGGTAACATCACCATAATGCACATTGTCAAGTCTGTGCCCCGCCTCCATACACCCATGTACCTCTTCCTCTCCATGCTGTCAATGGCTGACCTGGGCCTCTCAGCTTCAACACTGCCCTCGATGGTAGCTGTCTTTCTCCTGGGTCGCAGGAGGATAGGAGCTACACCCTGTTTTATGCAGCTCTTTTGCATTCACACTTTCTCAGTCATTGAGTCAGCTATTCTGCTGGCCATGGCTTTTGATCGCTGCGTGGCTATCCGAGAACCTTTACGCTATGCCACCATTCTCACAACCAAGCGCATCTGGGCCATTGGGCTGGCTGTTGTGACCCGCAGTGTGACCCTCCATCTGCCCTTGCCTTTGCTCCTGGACAGACTGACGTTCCAGCCTGTGAGTGCTTTGTCTCACTCTTACTGTGTTCATCCAGATGTCCTAAGGTTGTCCTGTTCCAGCACCCTTGTCAACAGTGGCTTTGGGCTCTTTGTCATGCTCTCCACTCTGGGGATGGATGCTGTGCTCATTCTTCTGTCCTATGTACTGATCTTGAAGACAGTATTAGGCATTGCCTCCAAGGCTGAGCGGTTCAAAGCTTTTAACACCTGCATTTCCCACATCTGTTCTGTACTTCTATTTTATACCCCATTGGTTAGCCTGTCCATGATCCATCGctttggaaaaaagaaactaCCAGTTCAGGTGTATATGCTTCTGTCTTATCTTCACTTTCTTATGCCTCCAGTACTCAACCCAATTGTCTACAGTGTCAAAACCAAAGAGATCCGGGTCTACATTCTAAAGATGCTCCACCCCAGAAAGCTCTGACTCACAAAGATAAAATACTTTTGGTGATTCCTGAATTCTAAACAAAGGCT
This portion of the Ictidomys tridecemlineatus isolate mIctTri1 chromosome 4, mIctTri1.hap1, whole genome shotgun sequence genome encodes:
- the LOC101967651 gene encoding olfactory receptor 51G2 → MAITKNSNVSSFFFILMDLPGLEKAHYWTAIPVCSIYVLSVLGNITIMHIVKSVPRLHTPMYLFLSMLSMADLGLSASTLPSMVAVFLLGRRRIGATPCFMQLFCIHTFSVIESAILLAMAFDRCVAIREPLRYATILTTKRIWAIGLAVVTRSVTLHLPLPLLLDRLTFQPVSALSHSYCVHPDVLRLSCSSTLVNSGFGLFVMLSTLGMDAVLILLSYVLILKTVLGIASKAERFKAFNTCISHICSVLLFYTPLVSLSMIHRFGKKKLPVQVYMLLSYLHFLMPPVLNPIVYSVKTKEIRVYILKMLHPRKL